From Pseudoalteromonas sp. DL-6, one genomic window encodes:
- a CDS encoding ABC transporter ATP-binding protein, whose translation MINLENVSFKWHKKATSPTLTIEQLAIDEGEHVFLHGPSGSGKSTLLALLAGINVTSSGQLCVLNQNLSALTNAQRDAFRADHIGYIFQNFNLLPYLTPIENVCLGCQFSKKRQRHVLNQTDSLTKEAARLLNALGLEPHFHNQNVATLSIGQQQRVAAARAFIGSPELIIADEPTSALDTQNRESFIKLLFEQAKKSNSTLVFVSHDETLKPLFSRTIDLVNLQGDV comes from the coding sequence ATGATCAACCTTGAGAATGTATCTTTTAAATGGCATAAAAAAGCAACCAGCCCCACTCTCACTATTGAGCAACTCGCCATTGATGAAGGTGAACATGTTTTTTTACATGGTCCAAGCGGCAGTGGTAAATCTACCTTACTGGCACTACTGGCAGGCATTAATGTAACCTCTAGCGGCCAACTTTGTGTTTTGAACCAAAACCTAAGTGCGCTTACCAATGCACAGCGCGATGCATTTAGAGCTGATCATATTGGCTATATTTTCCAAAACTTTAATTTACTGCCTTATTTAACCCCAATAGAAAATGTATGTTTAGGGTGCCAATTTTCGAAAAAGCGTCAGCGACACGTGCTCAACCAAACTGATAGTTTAACCAAAGAAGCCGCTCGACTTCTCAACGCACTTGGGTTGGAGCCGCACTTTCATAATCAAAATGTTGCCACTTTAAGTATTGGGCAGCAACAGCGAGTTGCCGCAGCACGCGCATTTATAGGCAGTCCTGAACTTATCATTGCCGATGAGCCTACTTCAGCACTTGATACGCAAAATCGTGAAAGCTTTATTAAGCTGTTATTTGAACAAGCAAAAAAAAGTAACAGTACGCTTGTTTTTGTCAGTCACGATGAAACATTAAAGCCACTCTTTAGCCGCACAATCGACTTAGTAAATTTACAAGGTGATGTATGA
- a CDS encoding CDP-glycerol glycerophosphotransferase family protein — protein sequence MYISQNYSYAILRPLQAEILAQGGEVKWFLEGDNVNPDFLKSDEKTLNSIHEINQWEPNATFAPANSIPTFFPGKKVAVFHGFDAGKLNKKGQNDHFKVRGCFDLYCTQGPNTTAPFTALQKKLGYFKVVETGWPPLDQFFNGNSKPSHIDETDSRPTVLICSTFSKRLSLAPKLYEQIKHFSESGKWRLLVQFHPKMPQEWVDKYQALSNDNLTFVETDNVIPLLQSADVMLCDTSSILLMFLVQRKPVVTFCNKAPEKHLLDITDKNNVEAAIDYALTYPKELVDNIEAFCQELHPYTDGKSSQRVLCATNELLHSDEKLKAKPLNLIRQFKMRKRLNYWSW from the coding sequence ATGTATATTTCCCAAAATTATTCCTATGCTATTTTAAGGCCTTTGCAAGCAGAAATATTAGCTCAAGGAGGGGAAGTTAAATGGTTTTTAGAGGGTGATAATGTTAATCCAGACTTTCTAAAAAGTGATGAAAAAACGCTAAACTCTATTCATGAAATAAATCAATGGGAGCCTAACGCAACCTTTGCACCAGCGAACTCCATCCCTACATTTTTTCCCGGAAAGAAAGTGGCTGTTTTTCACGGCTTTGATGCAGGAAAGCTAAACAAAAAAGGCCAAAACGATCATTTTAAAGTGCGGGGCTGCTTTGATTTATATTGTACACAAGGCCCAAATACAACGGCTCCATTTACGGCGTTACAAAAAAAACTGGGTTATTTTAAGGTAGTAGAAACAGGTTGGCCTCCCCTAGATCAATTTTTTAACGGTAACTCAAAGCCTAGCCATATTGATGAAACAGACTCTCGCCCAACGGTGTTAATCTGTTCTACATTTTCAAAACGCTTATCTCTTGCACCTAAACTTTATGAACAAATAAAACACTTTAGTGAAAGCGGTAAATGGCGACTATTAGTTCAGTTTCATCCGAAAATGCCGCAAGAATGGGTTGATAAATACCAAGCATTGAGTAATGACAATCTAACCTTTGTTGAAACAGATAATGTTATTCCATTACTGCAATCTGCTGATGTAATGCTGTGCGATACTTCATCCATACTACTGATGTTTTTAGTACAACGAAAACCGGTTGTAACGTTTTGTAATAAAGCACCTGAAAAACACTTACTTGATATTACAGATAAAAATAACGTTGAAGCCGCAATAGACTATGCACTAACTTACCCAAAAGAACTGGTGGATAATATTGAAGCTTTTTGCCAAGAATTACACCCATACACAGATGGCAAGTCAAGCCAACGAGTACTTTGCGCAACCAATGAACTGTTGCATAGTGATGAAAAGCTCAAAGCTAAACCACTTAATCTTATTAGACAATTTAAAATGCGCAAAAGACTTAACTATTGGAGTTGGTAA
- a CDS encoding phosphoribosylaminoimidazolesuccinocarboxamide synthase, protein MTSYKVLDVNDDLPIRTKGKVHSGKVRSVYWLTDADSKRLINEKGYNVPADTELAIMVISDRISAFDCIWQGENGLNGVPGKGIALNSVAAHWFNMFNEAGLAGNHIVDIPHPYVWIVRKASTVKVEAIARQYITGSMWRDYAKGERHFCGLQLPEGLKANQKLEHVLITPSTKGIIEGVADIPAVDDVNITRENITNNLDVFNFKSIDDVAKYEKLLVEGFELISNELAKLGQIFVDTKFEFGYVEDLNGVQQLIYIDEVGTPDSSRIWDEASYKDGKIVENSKEGFRQLLINNVPESDVLLNKDRMAEREQLAKDYILPESVMLEVSDTYVGIASKIIGKEIVIPKDPRQEVIAILDADYGLINH, encoded by the coding sequence ATGACTAGCTATAAAGTTTTAGACGTAAACGATGACTTACCCATTCGTACTAAAGGTAAAGTACACAGTGGCAAAGTGCGTTCAGTTTATTGGTTAACCGATGCAGATAGTAAACGCTTAATAAATGAAAAAGGCTATAACGTTCCTGCCGATACTGAATTAGCCATTATGGTTATTTCAGACAGAATTTCTGCTTTTGATTGCATATGGCAAGGTGAAAATGGCCTAAATGGCGTGCCGGGTAAAGGCATTGCATTAAACTCAGTGGCTGCTCATTGGTTTAACATGTTTAATGAAGCAGGTTTGGCGGGTAATCATATTGTTGATATTCCTCATCCATACGTATGGATTGTTCGAAAAGCCAGTACAGTTAAAGTTGAAGCAATTGCTCGTCAATATATTACCGGCAGTATGTGGCGCGACTACGCCAAAGGCGAAAGACACTTTTGTGGCTTGCAACTTCCAGAAGGCTTAAAAGCGAATCAAAAGCTTGAGCACGTACTTATAACTCCTTCTACTAAAGGTATTATAGAAGGGGTTGCTGATATTCCTGCCGTTGATGATGTAAACATCACGCGTGAGAATATTACAAACAACTTAGATGTTTTCAATTTTAAATCGATTGATGATGTCGCCAAATACGAAAAATTATTGGTAGAAGGGTTCGAGCTAATTAGTAATGAGTTAGCTAAGCTAGGGCAAATTTTCGTTGATACTAAATTTGAATTTGGTTACGTAGAAGATTTAAATGGTGTGCAGCAACTTATTTATATTGATGAAGTAGGGACACCTGATTCATCGCGTATTTGGGATGAAGCATCTTATAAAGATGGCAAAATTGTTGAAAACTCAAAAGAAGGTTTTCGCCAGCTGTTAATTAATAATGTGCCAGAGAGTGATGTGTTATTAAATAAAGATCGTATGGCTGAGCGTGAGCAGTTAGCAAAAGATTATATTTTACCTGAGTCAGTGATGCTTGAAGTGTCTGACACTTATGTGGGTATCGCTAGCAAAATTATCGGTAAAGAGATCGTTATACCCAAAGATCCGCGCCAAGAAGTGATTGCTATTTTAGATGCTGATTACGGTTTAATTAATCATTAA
- a CDS encoding methylamine utilization protein, translating into MLERASQLIAKCRFLLVLGALFSVSAFGNSINLVIKDQHGQVLPNAVVEIKHLPSSKTSGNLPTAVMDQVDKQFSPQLLIVRQGQYVNFPNSDNIRHHVYSFSKAKPFQLKLYSGQPEEPIKFDDQGVVVLGCNIHDSMVGYIYVANSNHVYTSNEQGQIELQVNSFPVQASIWHSLQTAPLDNKKMFDIESTNSLSITINTSTPAPRNTFGSQFREGNG; encoded by the coding sequence ATGTTAGAGCGAGCATCGCAACTTATTGCAAAATGTCGTTTTTTATTAGTACTGGGTGCATTGTTTAGTGTATCGGCGTTTGGTAATTCTATTAATTTGGTTATTAAAGATCAGCATGGACAAGTATTGCCTAATGCTGTCGTAGAAATAAAGCATTTACCTTCTTCAAAAACTTCGGGCAATTTACCCACTGCGGTAATGGATCAAGTTGATAAACAGTTTTCACCACAGCTGCTTATTGTGCGCCAAGGTCAGTACGTTAACTTTCCTAATAGTGATAATATTCGCCACCATGTGTATTCTTTTTCAAAAGCAAAGCCTTTTCAATTAAAGCTCTATTCTGGCCAGCCAGAAGAACCTATTAAGTTTGATGATCAAGGTGTTGTTGTTCTAGGCTGCAATATCCACGACTCTATGGTGGGCTATATTTATGTCGCTAACAGTAATCATGTGTATACCAGCAACGAGCAAGGCCAGATAGAGCTGCAAGTTAACTCTTTTCCTGTGCAAGCCAGTATTTGGCATTCACTGCAAACAGCTCCTTTGGATAATAAAAAAATGTTTGATATAGAATCAACCAACTCGTTATCAATCACTATAAATACGTCTACGCCTGCACCACGAAATACCTTTGGTAGTCAATTTAGGGAAGGTAATGGGTAA
- a CDS encoding EAL domain-containing protein translates to MGNNLRSRITTLCVGLVLLTTLLSLVSFWWSTSKFQAEKVQQNITVAQSVYKQYLKSKESLLLTAAKVLTADFGFKQAVATRDAATISSVLYNHSQRINADLMLLLDLSGRLVSANVNAQNFADNLQPLMDELLNNSEQSSFVVLNNQLYQVILLPVKTPRTIAYSLVGFKITPAVATELKSLTGMEVSFVAQLDDFAASSLVPQPKNFQPIEYFETKTTARFFAEYLAYENQQIALPSLQSHPVTLLLSADLTSSYRDIEQLLLTLVTLAVFTMLFGVITSSLLANNLTTGLTQLAVIARQFAKGDYRFKFEGKKQSSEIATLVSAFNNMGNDINKREQQISFQAHHDTLTGFYNRSAMLDLLAKQLTKDKRYTLVAIDIKGLRHINDKLGPQVGDECLIAVANRIRQFSDELGGFHARIGGDEFLTVYPSVKVDQVKCAVADLIEQLQAPYQIKSLKISLRFNAGIVQYPGQGVKADDLMRRVLIAVDAATTSQQSLHYYQDGEDEAHLDRLIMLDELKQAIDDDNGQLFMTYQPKLNIKSKKIDKVESLIRWQRDDGSWVSPEVFIDLAEQSGLIVELTAWVVDTVIAQIADWYKKGIHLQAAINVSAQDIAHAGFHNLLVATLKKYHVNPSSVTIELTERDMIENEAQGIKALENLKTIGVKISLDDYGVGQTSLGRLKMLPIDELKLDKCFILTLHESQKDQYIVRSSITLGHQLGFSVVAEGVETAASLSLLHEMQCDHAQGYYLSRPLKAQQLEQWLEEYQGVH, encoded by the coding sequence ATGGGTAATAATTTACGTAGCCGTATAACAACGCTATGCGTTGGCTTGGTGTTACTTACAACTTTACTCAGTTTAGTGAGTTTTTGGTGGTCTACGAGTAAGTTTCAGGCAGAAAAAGTCCAGCAAAATATAACGGTTGCGCAAAGCGTTTATAAGCAATACTTAAAATCAAAAGAGAGTTTGCTATTAACCGCCGCTAAGGTGTTAACCGCTGATTTTGGTTTTAAGCAAGCAGTTGCTACTCGCGATGCAGCCACCATTAGTAGTGTGCTATACAACCATAGCCAACGGATCAATGCTGATTTAATGCTGTTGCTCGATTTATCGGGGCGGTTAGTCTCTGCTAATGTTAATGCACAAAATTTTGCAGATAACCTACAGCCCCTAATGGATGAGTTATTAAATAATTCTGAGCAATCGAGCTTTGTCGTGTTAAATAATCAGCTCTATCAAGTGATATTATTGCCCGTTAAAACCCCCAGAACTATCGCTTACAGCTTGGTCGGCTTTAAAATCACGCCGGCTGTTGCTACTGAGCTGAAAAGTTTAACGGGTATGGAAGTTAGTTTTGTTGCGCAGTTAGATGATTTTGCAGCAAGCTCGTTGGTACCTCAACCTAAAAATTTTCAACCTATAGAATACTTTGAAACTAAAACTACAGCTCGTTTTTTTGCTGAGTACTTGGCCTATGAAAATCAACAAATAGCTTTACCATCTTTGCAATCGCATCCGGTTACCTTACTACTTAGTGCTGATTTAACTTCAAGTTATCGAGATATTGAGCAGCTATTGCTGACGCTAGTTACATTGGCCGTATTCACCATGTTATTTGGTGTGATCACCAGTAGTTTGCTAGCCAATAACTTAACCACCGGGCTTACACAGTTGGCGGTTATTGCAAGGCAATTTGCCAAAGGCGACTACCGTTTTAAATTTGAAGGTAAAAAGCAAAGCAGCGAAATAGCAACGCTAGTCAGCGCGTTTAATAATATGGGTAATGATATTAATAAGCGTGAGCAGCAAATCAGTTTTCAAGCACATCACGATACTTTAACAGGGTTTTATAACCGTTCAGCTATGTTAGATTTATTAGCAAAGCAGCTCACTAAAGATAAACGCTACACGCTTGTTGCTATTGATATAAAAGGCTTAAGGCACATAAACGACAAACTTGGCCCACAAGTAGGTGATGAGTGTTTAATTGCAGTGGCAAATCGTATTCGTCAATTCTCGGATGAGCTTGGTGGATTTCATGCACGAATTGGCGGCGATGAGTTTTTAACGGTTTACCCCAGTGTGAAGGTTGACCAAGTAAAATGTGCTGTAGCCGACTTAATTGAGCAATTACAGGCACCTTATCAGATTAAAAGCTTAAAAATAAGTTTGCGCTTTAATGCCGGGATTGTGCAGTACCCCGGGCAAGGCGTGAAAGCGGACGATTTAATGCGCCGTGTACTCATTGCTGTCGATGCGGCTACAACAAGCCAACAAAGCTTACATTACTACCAAGATGGTGAAGATGAGGCGCATTTAGACCGTTTAATCATGCTCGATGAGCTAAAACAAGCGATTGATGATGATAACGGGCAACTGTTTATGACCTATCAGCCCAAGTTGAATATTAAAAGCAAGAAAATTGATAAGGTTGAGTCACTTATTCGTTGGCAACGTGATGATGGGAGCTGGGTTTCGCCTGAAGTGTTCATTGATTTAGCTGAGCAGTCAGGATTAATTGTGGAACTAACTGCTTGGGTTGTCGATACAGTTATTGCGCAAATAGCCGATTGGTATAAAAAAGGGATTCACTTACAGGCCGCCATTAATGTGTCAGCCCAAGATATTGCGCATGCGGGATTTCATAATTTGTTGGTCGCGACCTTAAAGAAATATCATGTAAACCCCAGCTCTGTCACTATTGAGTTGACGGAGCGCGATATGATTGAAAATGAAGCTCAAGGTATCAAAGCGTTAGAGAACTTAAAAACTATCGGTGTTAAAATATCACTAGACGATTACGGTGTCGGGCAAACATCATTGGGGCGATTAAAAATGTTACCTATTGATGAGCTTAAGCTAGATAAATGCTTTATTTTAACTTTGCATGAGTCACAAAAAGATCAATATATAGTGCGCTCGTCAATCACACTTGGACACCAACTTGGGTTTTCAGTGGTGGCCGAGGGCGTAGAAACGGCAGCGTCTTTATCATTGCTTCATGAAATGCAATGCGATCATGCACAAGGATACTACTTGAGTCGTCCTTTAAAAGCACAACAATTAGAACAATGGTTAGAGGAATATCAGGGTGTACATTAA
- a CDS encoding DUF3034 family protein, with translation MYIKFLLSMTLLFCSTLTVAATGKLLATPGVSQVEGSAGGGLVPWAQLAGYASEDEWAVNGFCSRADVTDYRLDACGVQLNLFNRVELSYAVQQFDVPALNTEIEQSISGAKIRLYGDIVYSKWPQLSMGVQHKSLDDGTVAKLVGAKNTSGTDVYLAASKLHLGALAGYNWFWNVTTRYSKANQLGLLGYGGTNEGSHILLEASSAVFVSRELAIGIEYRQKANNLGLGEQDWRDLFIAWMPNKHVSVTAAYLDLGRIAGVDKQTGWYLSVTGYW, from the coding sequence GTGTACATTAAATTTTTACTGAGCATGACACTCTTATTTTGCAGTACGCTAACTGTAGCTGCAACGGGAAAACTATTAGCAACACCGGGCGTGTCTCAAGTTGAAGGCAGTGCAGGAGGAGGGTTAGTTCCTTGGGCGCAGCTAGCAGGTTATGCTAGTGAGGACGAATGGGCTGTTAATGGCTTTTGTAGTCGTGCTGATGTAACAGATTACCGCCTAGATGCCTGTGGTGTGCAGCTTAACCTATTTAATCGTGTTGAACTGAGTTATGCAGTGCAGCAGTTTGATGTGCCTGCGCTCAATACAGAAATAGAGCAGTCAATTTCTGGGGCAAAAATTCGTTTATATGGTGATATAGTATACAGTAAGTGGCCCCAGCTAAGCATGGGTGTACAGCATAAATCACTGGATGATGGCACAGTTGCAAAGTTGGTTGGTGCAAAAAATACCAGTGGTACAGATGTGTACCTAGCAGCCAGTAAATTACATTTGGGCGCACTTGCTGGGTACAACTGGTTTTGGAATGTGACCACCCGTTACAGTAAAGCCAATCAGTTAGGGCTTTTAGGATATGGAGGGACTAATGAAGGTAGCCATATTTTACTAGAAGCAAGTAGTGCGGTGTTTGTAAGTCGTGAACTTGCTATTGGCATTGAGTATCGACAAAAAGCCAATAACCTAGGTTTAGGCGAACAAGATTGGCGCGATTTATTTATAGCGTGGATGCCTAATAAACACGTCAGTGTAACGGCGGCCTATTTAGACTTAGGGCGGATTGCTGGTGTTGACAAACAAACCGGCTGGTATTTATCCGTAACGGGGTATTGGTAA
- a CDS encoding group 1 truncated hemoglobin, whose translation MKLSVFIFCCLSLLLGCTTQPNTSLYQQLGEQAGLEKLTDSFIAQIGNDKQVFHYFEHSNISHFRQGFISHLCSLVEGPCEYKGDSMVAIHTGMNINEKDFNHVVDLLINAMNEQNIPHTVQNEILAKMAPLRGEIIKI comes from the coding sequence ATGAAACTGAGTGTATTTATTTTTTGTTGTTTAAGCTTACTTTTAGGGTGTACAACACAACCTAACACCTCTTTGTATCAGCAACTAGGCGAACAAGCTGGGCTTGAAAAGTTAACTGACAGTTTTATTGCCCAAATAGGTAATGACAAGCAGGTATTTCATTACTTTGAACACAGTAATATTAGCCATTTTCGACAAGGGTTTATTAGCCATTTATGTTCGCTGGTTGAGGGCCCTTGTGAATATAAAGGCGACTCGATGGTTGCTATCCATACAGGTATGAACATAAATGAAAAAGACTTCAATCACGTTGTCGATTTATTAATAAATGCAATGAACGAGCAAAATATCCCACATACAGTGCAAAATGAAATTTTAGCTAAAATGGCGCCATTGCGTGGCGAAATTATTAAGATTTAA
- a CDS encoding glycosyltransferase family 25 protein translates to MPIPFYIINMQGCEDRWETTLKRLTSLHLNAERFEATIGKNLSEQEILKWYCPKKNKKRYNRNLSAGEIGCYVSHMRLWQKMVDENIAYCVVLEDDLFIEASLKDVVDAALKLKNWDLIKLSDNRNFPFIDSTLLENNLTVGNYKKAPNGTQGYIISLSGAKKLLQRKPFFRPVDVDMQFHTEVGLNMIGIKPYPVAEDRSFISEITSANAGSHSNRSTFIRNLIHRSSIHRQRRYKTADLAKITSE, encoded by the coding sequence ATGCCAATCCCTTTTTACATTATCAATATGCAAGGCTGCGAAGACCGTTGGGAAACAACCCTAAAGCGACTTACCAGTCTACACTTAAATGCTGAACGTTTTGAAGCGACCATTGGCAAAAACCTTAGTGAACAAGAAATCCTCAAGTGGTATTGCCCGAAAAAAAATAAAAAACGTTACAATCGCAACCTATCTGCAGGTGAAATTGGTTGCTATGTAAGCCATATGCGCCTTTGGCAAAAAATGGTCGATGAAAATATCGCTTATTGTGTTGTATTAGAGGATGACCTTTTCATTGAAGCTTCACTTAAAGATGTTGTTGATGCGGCGCTTAAATTAAAAAACTGGGATTTAATCAAGTTATCTGATAATCGAAACTTTCCATTTATTGACAGTACGTTATTAGAAAATAACCTAACAGTTGGCAACTATAAAAAAGCACCAAACGGCACTCAAGGCTACATCATTTCACTAAGCGGCGCTAAAAAACTACTGCAAAGAAAACCGTTTTTTAGACCGGTAGATGTCGATATGCAGTTTCACACTGAAGTAGGCTTAAATATGATAGGCATAAAACCCTACCCTGTTGCCGAAGATCGAAGCTTTATTAGTGAAATAACAAGCGCTAATGCAGGCTCTCATTCCAACCGCAGTACATTTATCAGAAATTTAATTCATAGATCGAGTATTCATAGGCAAAGACGATATAAAACTGCGGATCTTGCCAAAATTACAAGTGAGTAA
- a CDS encoding sulfurtransferase — protein sequence MKNIVSAKWLHARLEQTNLVIFDAGMLRPSAAGEYSPVAMLPKAQRFDIKKELADTSNPLPNTLCSAEQFTQVMQKAGVNHDSLVVIYEDAGLFSAARAWWMFKAMGFNNVKVLGGGLAKWLELELPVESNYTQASLKGDFIAQYQSGYFIDKKQVLSATKDTNTVILDARAYERFTGKNKEPRAGMRSGHIINSYSLPLASLLENGEAKSLDFIQAQFNKLVGNAKHLQFSCGSGVTACALALFADECGYHNLSVYDGSWSEWGADSSLPIAVGD from the coding sequence ATGAAAAACATAGTCAGTGCAAAATGGTTACATGCGCGTTTAGAGCAAACTAACTTAGTTATTTTTGATGCAGGTATGCTACGCCCCTCTGCTGCAGGGGAGTACTCGCCCGTTGCTATGCTACCCAAGGCACAACGGTTTGATATCAAAAAAGAACTCGCAGATACTTCAAACCCATTACCCAATACCTTGTGTAGTGCAGAGCAATTTACTCAGGTGATGCAAAAAGCAGGCGTTAATCACGACTCATTGGTGGTGATTTATGAGGATGCGGGGTTATTCAGTGCAGCTAGAGCCTGGTGGATGTTTAAAGCCATGGGGTTTAATAACGTAAAAGTCCTCGGTGGTGGTTTAGCCAAGTGGCTTGAACTAGAGCTTCCTGTTGAGTCAAACTATACACAAGCATCACTAAAAGGTGACTTTATTGCTCAATACCAGTCTGGTTACTTTATTGATAAAAAACAGGTGCTAAGTGCTACTAAGGATACCAATACAGTTATTTTAGATGCGCGTGCTTATGAGCGTTTTACTGGTAAAAATAAAGAGCCAAGAGCGGGTATGCGCAGCGGTCATATTATTAATAGCTATTCGCTACCTTTAGCTAGTTTGTTAGAAAATGGCGAGGCAAAATCACTCGACTTTATACAAGCACAGTTTAATAAATTAGTCGGGAATGCAAAACATCTGCAATTTAGCTGTGGGTCAGGTGTTACTGCCTGTGCGCTTGCGCTGTTCGCCGATGAATGCGGATATCATAATTTAAGTGTTTACGACGGCTCGTGGAGTGAGTGGGGCGCAGATAGCTCACTGCCTATTGCTGTGGGTGACTAA
- a CDS encoding cysteine-rich CWC family protein — translation MTQINCSQCNTTLNCNVNDITSCWCYQLPAILPLDDTASSCLCRSCTLAKINSYLETIYTQPIKAQIAFAKQFRSHDNLIEGLDYTMQNSYMVFSKWYFLKRGTCCKNGCKNCPYN, via the coding sequence ATGACCCAAATAAACTGCAGCCAATGTAATACAACGCTTAACTGTAATGTTAATGATATAACCTCATGTTGGTGTTATCAGTTACCCGCTATTTTACCACTCGATGATACAGCATCTAGCTGCTTATGCCGCTCATGTACTCTTGCTAAAATAAATAGCTATTTAGAGACTATATACACCCAACCAATAAAAGCTCAAATCGCTTTTGCTAAACAATTTAGAAGCCATGATAATTTAATTGAAGGGTTAGATTACACCATGCAAAATAGTTACATGGTGTTTAGTAAGTGGTATTTTTTAAAACGGGGTACTTGCTGCAAAAACGGGTGTAAAAATTGTCCCTATAATTAA
- a CDS encoding class 1 fructose-bisphosphatase, with product MRRLPPVLLEDGCSRELLSLIRTILAACKEISFRVGQGELSGVLGSTLDENIQGETQKKLDVLSNQLLKDILLESGTVKAIASEEEDYTVAGNPDAEYIVAFDPLDGSSNTDINSLVGTIFSIMKAPVGSDAADEKIFMQPGHQQVAAGYVLYGPSTMLALTTGKGTRMFTLDKTQGSFLLTQDFAAIPAKTNEFAINASNQRHWEPAMQNYINDLLAGDTGPRAQNFNMRWIAAMVGDVHRVLSRGGLFTYPTDTKDPNKPNKLRLLYEANPMAMLVEQAGGIASTGTERIMDIQPDAIHQRVAVILGSKDEVETCLSYHK from the coding sequence ATGCGTAGACTCCCACCAGTATTACTAGAAGATGGCTGTTCAAGAGAACTTTTGTCGTTAATTCGTACTATTTTAGCGGCATGTAAAGAAATTTCATTTCGCGTCGGTCAAGGTGAATTATCGGGCGTATTAGGCTCAACCCTCGATGAAAATATTCAAGGCGAAACACAAAAGAAACTCGATGTACTGTCTAATCAGTTATTAAAAGATATATTGCTGGAGTCAGGCACAGTTAAAGCGATTGCCTCTGAAGAAGAAGATTATACTGTTGCCGGTAACCCAGATGCCGAGTACATTGTTGCATTTGATCCACTTGATGGCTCGTCAAATACCGATATTAACTCACTTGTAGGTACTATTTTTTCTATTATGAAAGCACCTGTGGGCTCAGATGCTGCTGATGAAAAGATTTTTATGCAACCTGGGCATCAACAAGTGGCTGCAGGTTACGTACTGTATGGCCCATCAACTATGCTTGCGCTAACAACGGGTAAAGGTACACGCATGTTTACCTTAGATAAAACCCAAGGTAGCTTTTTACTTACTCAAGATTTTGCCGCTATTCCTGCTAAAACTAATGAATTTGCAATTAACGCCTCTAACCAGCGCCACTGGGAACCAGCGATGCAAAACTACATTAATGACTTACTTGCCGGAGATACAGGCCCTCGCGCTCAAAACTTCAATATGCGTTGGATTGCTGCAATGGTTGGCGATGTTCATCGTGTACTTAGCCGTGGTGGTTTATTTACTTACCCAACTGACACTAAAGATCCTAATAAACCTAATAAACTGCGTTTACTGTATGAAGCAAATCCAATGGCAATGCTAGTAGAGCAAGCAGGTGGTATTGCTTCAACAGGCACTGAGCGTATTATGGATATTCAGCCTGATGCTATCCATCAGCGAGTTGCGGTTATTTTAGGCTCTAAGGACGAAGTAGAAACTTGCTTGAGCTATCATAAGTAA